One window from the genome of Emys orbicularis isolate rEmyOrb1 chromosome 10, rEmyOrb1.hap1, whole genome shotgun sequence encodes:
- the ECI1 gene encoding enoyl-CoA delta isomerase 1, mitochondrial, which translates to MKMENLPVNSLSLDFLTEFLISLEKLENDRGCRGVILTSGAPKIFSAGLDIMEMYGKSTEHYAEFWKAVQEMWLRLYQSNMVTIAAINGSSPAGGCLMAMCCDYRIMAENPKYSIGLNETQLGIVAPFWFKDTMVNTIGNRATERSLELGLLYSPPEAHKIGLVDQLVPEEKIQSTAAAVMSQWLAIPDHARQITKSMMRKPTVDRLLAHRESDIQNFVSFITKDAIQKSLHMYMEILKQRRG; encoded by the exons ATGAAGATGGAGAACCTTCCTGTGAACAGCCTGAGCTTGGACTTTCTAACAGAGTTTCTAATAAgcctggagaaactggagaacgACCGAGGCTGCAGAGGGGTCATCCTGACGTCA GGTGCCCCCAAAATCTTCTCAGCTGGCCTGGATATTATGGAGATGTACGGGAAGAGCACAGAGCACTATGCAGAGTTCTGGAAAGCCGTTCAGGAGATGTGGCTCAGGCTGTACCAATCCAACATGGTGACAATAGCCGCTATCAAT GGGTCCAGCCCGGCAGGGGGCTGTCTGATGGCCATGTGCTGTGACTACAGAATCATGGCGGAGAACCCAAAATACAGCATTGGACTGAATGAAACGCAGCTGGGTATTGTTGCACCTTTCTG GTTTAAGGATACAATGGTGAACACTATTGGAAACCGAGCTACAGAGCGTTCCCTCGAGCTGGGGCTCTTGTACTCCCCGCCTGAGGCCCATAAAATAGGCCTTGTAGATCAGTTAGTACCAGAGGAGAAGATACagagcacggctgctgctgtgaTGTCACAGTGGTTAGCTATTCCAG ACCACGCCCGTCAGATCACCAAGTCCATGATGAGGAAGCCGACTGTGGACCGTCTGCTCGCCCACCGCGAATCTGACATTCAGAACTTTGTCAGCTTCATCACAAAAGACGCCATTCAAAAGTCTCTCCACATGTACATGGAGATACTAAagcagaggagaggctga